A single genomic interval of Cucumis sativus cultivar 9930 chromosome 7, Cucumber_9930_V3, whole genome shotgun sequence harbors:
- the LOC101212185 gene encoding uncharacterized protein LOC101212185, protein MKGLIFINVFLLALFAGTIESRHEPGDHHWRNLMKDKMDDCTETLKVEDGKLFIEPRPQATFHGDVQTKILSKDLEQRPSVSFRPDDTRTKLFVEHIELSPSIKFYPHEIKAKLDKDTDVPPRTLIYLNDIKSNFFVKDIERQLRARFYRDDNKRKLAKDIEPRPNVSFYPDDTKTKLFAEDLEPRPNVSFYPDDETKTKLFAEDVEPRPNLSFYPDDETKTKLFAEDVEPRPNVSFYPDDDTKTKLFVEDVEPRPNVSFYPDDETKTKLFAEDVEPRPNSFFYPDDDIKTKLLVQEIEPRPNVSFYPDDDTKTKLLAEDIEPRPNVSFYPDNLKAKEQLSAHSHHGEAGLQVAQA, encoded by the exons ATGAAGGGCCTTATCTTCATCAATGTCTTCCTGCTTGCGTTG TTTGCAGGTACCATAGAATCAAGGCATGAGCCAGGAGATCACCATTGGAGAAATTTGATGAAGGATAAAATGGATGATTGTACTGAAACTTTAAAGGTTGAAGATGGAAAGCTTTTTATTGAGCCTCGGCCACAAGCCACATTTCATGGTGATGTCCAAACGAAAATTCTTTCCAAAGACTTAGAACAACGACCAAGTGTCTCATTTCGTCCAGATGACACCAGAACAAAGCTTTTTGTCGAACATATAGAACTATCACCGAGTATCAAATTTTATCCTCATGAAATCAAAGCAAAGTTAGATAAAGATACAGATGTTCCACCAAGAACCTTAATTTATCTCAATGATAtcaaatccaatttttttgtcaaagaTATAGAACGACAACTAAGAGCAAGATTTTATCGTGatgataacaaaagaaagttgGCCAAGGATATAGAACCACGaccaaatgtttcattttatcCAGATGACACCAAAACAAAGCTCTTCGCTGAAGATTTAGAACCACGACCAAATGTCTCATTTTATCCCGATGACGAAACCAAAACAAAGCTCTTCGCTGAAGATGTAGAACCACGACCAAATCTCTCATTTTATCCCGATGAcgaaaccaaaacaaaactttttgcTGAAGATGTAGAACCACGGCCAAATGTCTCATTTTATCCCGATGATGACACTAAAACAAAGCTTTTTGTTGAAGATGTAGAACCACGACCAAATGTTTCATTCTATCCTGATGAcgaaaccaaaacaaaactttttgcTGAAGATGTAGAACCACGACCAAATTCCTTCTTTTATCCTGATGATGACATTAAAACAAAGCTTTTGGTTCAAGAAATAGAGCCTCGaccaaatgtttcattttatcCAGACGATGACACCAAAACAAAGCTTCTTGCTGAAGATATTGAACCACGACCAAATGTCTCATTTTATCCCGACAATCTAAAAGCCAAAGAGCAGCTCTCGGCTCATTCTCACCATGGGGAAGCTGGTTTGCAGGTGGCACAAGCTTAA
- the LOC105436132 gene encoding uncharacterized protein LOC105436132 isoform X1, with product MKIQPTFGITLILLLLFFNGIESRHEPGGQWKNVIEDDSLPVVSQEKEDCFKYKSLKNENTFFNDIKPRPSITFYPNDGSKDKLFTKDIEPRPSATFYPNDESKDRFFTKDIEPRPSLTFYPNDDTKNKLFTKDIEPRPSATFYPNDESKDKFFIKDIEPRPSATFYPNDGSKDKLFTKDIEPRPSLTFYPNDDTKNKLFTKDIEPRPSATFYPNDESKDRFFTKDIEPRPSLTFYPNDDTKNKLFTKDIEPRPSATFYPNDESKDKFFIKDIEPRPSATFYPNDDTKNKLFTKDIEPRPSATFYPNDESKDRFFTKDIEPRPSATFYPNDDTKNKLFTKDIEPRPSATFYPNDDANKKFFTKDIEPRPSVTFYPNNDSKNKLFIKNIESRLSTTE from the exons ATGAAGATCCAACCAACCTTTGGAATCACTCTCATTTTGCTTCTTTTG tttttcaacGGCATAGAGTCAAGGCATGAACCCGGAGGACAATGGAAAAATGTGATTGAAGATGACTCATTACCAGTTGTAtcacaagaaaaagaagattgctttaaatacaaaagccttaaaaatgaaaatacttttttcaaCGATATAAAACCACGACCAAGTATCACATTCTACCCAAATGATGGAAGCAAGGACAAGCTTTTTACTAAAGATATTGAGCCACGACCAAGTGCCACATTCTACCCAAATGATGAGAGCAAGGACAGGTTTTTTACTAAAGATATTGAGCCACGACCAAGTCTCACATTCTACCCAAATGATGATACCAAGAACAAGCTTTTTACTAAAGATATTGAGCCACGACCAAGTGCCACATTCTACCCAAATGATGAGAGCAAGGAcaagttttttattaaagatattGAGCCACGACCAAGTGCCACATTCTACCCAAATGATGGAAGCAAGGACAAGCTTTTTACTAAAGATATTGAGCCACGACCAAGTCTCACATTCTACCCAAATGATGATACCAAGAACAAGCTTTTTACTAAAGATATTGAGCCACGACCAAGTGCCACATTCTACCCAAATGATGAGAGCAAGGACAGGTTTTTTACTAAAGATATTGAGCCACGACCAAGTCTCACATTCTACCCAAATGATGATACCAAGAACAAGCTTTTTACTAAAGATATTGAGCCACGACCAAGTGCCACATTCTACCCAAATGATGAGAGCAAGGAcaagttttttattaaagatattGAGCCACGACCAAGTGCCACATTCTACCCAAATGATGATACCAAGAACAAGCTTTTTACTAAAGATATTGAGCCACGACCAAGTGCCACATTCTACCCAAATGATGAGAGCAAGGACAGGTTTTTTACTAAAGATATTGAGCCACGACCAAGTGCCACATTCTATCCAAATGATGATACTAAGAACAAGCTTTTTACTAAAGATATTGAGCCACGACCAAGTGCCACATTCTACCCAAATGATGATGcaaacaaaaagttttttaCTAAAGATATTGAGCCGCGACCAAGTGTCACATTCTACCCAAATAATGATAGCAAGAACAagcttttcattaaaaatattgagtCACGACTAAGTACCACGGAATGA
- the LOC105436132 gene encoding proteoglycan 4 isoform X2: MKIQPTFGITLILLLLFFNGIESRHEPGGQWKNVIEDDSLPVVSQEKEDCFKYKSLKNENTFFNDIKPRPSITFYPNDGSKDKLFTKDIEPRPSATFYPNDESKDRFFTKDIEPRPSLTFYPNDDTKNKLFTKDIEPRPSATFYPNDESKDKFFIKDIEPRPSATFYPNDDTKNKLFTKDIEPRPSATFYPNDESKDRFFTKDIEPRPSLTFYPNDDTKNKLFTKDIEPRPSATFYPNDESKDKFFIKDIEPRPSATFYPNDDTKNKLFTKDIEPRPSATFYPNDESKDRFFTKDIEPRPSATFYPNDDTKNKLFTKDIEPRPSATFYPNDDANKKFFTKDIEPRPSVTFYPNNDSKNKLFIKNIESRLSTTE, from the exons ATGAAGATCCAACCAACCTTTGGAATCACTCTCATTTTGCTTCTTTTG tttttcaacGGCATAGAGTCAAGGCATGAACCCGGAGGACAATGGAAAAATGTGATTGAAGATGACTCATTACCAGTTGTAtcacaagaaaaagaagattgctttaaatacaaaagccttaaaaatgaaaatacttttttcaaCGATATAAAACCACGACCAAGTATCACATTCTACCCAAATGATGGAAGCAAGGACAAGCTTTTTACTAAAGATATTGAGCCACGACCAAGTGCCACATTCTACCCAAATGATGAGAGCAAGGACAGGTTTTTTACTAAAGATATTGAGCCACGACCAAGTCTCACATTCTACCCAAATGATGATACCAAGAACAAGCTTTTTACTAAAGATATTGAGCCACGACCAAGTGCCACATTCTACCCAAATGATGAGAGCAAGGAcaagttttttattaaagatattGAGCCACGACCAAGTGCCAC ATTCTACCCAAATGATGATACCAAGAACAAGCTTTTTACTAAAGATATTGAGCCACGACCAAGTGCCACATTCTACCCAAATGATGAGAGCAAGGACAGGTTTTTTACTAAAGATATTGAGCCACGACCAAGTCTCACATTCTACCCAAATGATGATACCAAGAACAAGCTTTTTACTAAAGATATTGAGCCACGACCAAGTGCCACATTCTACCCAAATGATGAGAGCAAGGAcaagttttttattaaagatattGAGCCACGACCAAGTGCCACATTCTACCCAAATGATGATACCAAGAACAAGCTTTTTACTAAAGATATTGAGCCACGACCAAGTGCCACATTCTACCCAAATGATGAGAGCAAGGACAGGTTTTTTACTAAAGATATTGAGCCACGACCAAGTGCCACATTCTATCCAAATGATGATACTAAGAACAAGCTTTTTACTAAAGATATTGAGCCACGACCAAGTGCCACATTCTACCCAAATGATGATGcaaacaaaaagttttttaCTAAAGATATTGAGCCGCGACCAAGTGTCACATTCTACCCAAATAATGATAGCAAGAACAagcttttcattaaaaatattgagtCACGACTAAGTACCACGGAATGA